A window of Mucilaginibacter robiniae genomic DNA:
GGTGTTATTAAAATTAATTTGCCCGGGCTTGTGCGATTTTTTGCCATAACCCTTATAAGCAATATTAATGCTTTGTAAATCTACCGTATCCAACCTGAACTGGCTTCCGAGCTGATGAATAGCTACGTTTGGGAAGGTAATCAGCCGGTCGGTTTTCCGGGCCTGTGCCATAGGGTTAACCGCTATACTGAAGTTGCCGCGCGTTAAAACCACATGGGAGCTGTTGAACAAATGATATTTATTGTACGTGGCAAAATCAAAATGATTGATTTGCACCGTATCCAGATAGCAAGCAAAGCGGATGCGTGACTTTTTGCTGGCAAATACCTGTTCGCTGGCCGGTATCAGGCTCAGGCCAAAAGCATTGAGTTGTGAGGTGAGGGTAGAAAAATTAAGTTGTTTAATGCGATAGGTATATAAACCATTGTTGGAGGGCTGAATGAAATTGTTCAGTTCAATTTGTACCTCTTTAAAGTATAAAAAACGGGACGTATCATTTTGCGTAGCCGAATCAATCTGGAGGTTATTACCCGTCAAGTTCATTTCCTTCAGCTCGGATACGTCTAGTTTTGCACCGGTATAATCTTCATACCTGAACTTTACATCATTTAATAAAACTTGGTTAACGTGTATCGATTTCAAGATAGATTTAATGCGCTGCCAGGCATTCAGTTTGCCGAAAGTCAGCGTATCGCGTGTATGTACCAGGTGGTAAGTAACTTTAAGCTCAGGCTCGCTAATAATAATCTTGTTAATATTGAGCTGGTTTTTGCGGTACAAGCGCAATGGGTGAATACGTTGAAATACAATGCGCTTAACCTTTAAAGTGTAAAGGTTATTAGGCGCTAAACCTATTTTAAGCCGGCGGTTGTACACCGGCATGTTAGGCTTTATGGTAATATCATAAAGTACAATTTTACCCTGTAGCACATTCAAGCGGGCATCTTTAAAATCGGCTACATATAAGCTGTCGGTACTGTTTAAAACCGTGCTTTTTACTTCGCGCGCTAGAATAGGCGACCAGTACTGGTTGATGAAAAACGCGATAATAGAAATGATGATAACAAAAATTGATAAAACCGCAGCGGTAATTTTTTGCCATCTGCATTTTAAAAATTTTGGCGTCATTATTTAATCCTCAATTCGGTTAGTGACTCGCAATTTAAATAATTATGATGGGTTTGTGTCTTTCCACCTGAATCATTCTAAATTTTTTAATCCTGCATTTTGTATTTTCTTGAAGCAATAGTATAGCCGAAATTAGAAGAGGCATATGCATGTATCTACCCTAAAATGAAGTTTACTTTATAAAAAAGGCCAGCGTAATTTTATGAATAGCTGACAAGCTGTCACGTTATTGATGAAAATTTGCTTAATTTTGCAAACTAAATTTTGATTAAAGATGGATTTGCTTATTCCGGATAAAGTACATGATGAAAGCAGGCAGGGTGAGGCATTAATGCTGGAGCAAACCGTTGGGAAATATAATGGTCGGAAGCTGTACATTGAAAGTTATGGCTGCGCCATGAATTTTTCAGACAGCGAGATTGTAGCTTCCATACTGCTGGATAGAGGGTTTGAAACCACCAAAGATTATAACAATGCCGATGTGGTATTTATTAATACCTGTTCTATTCGTGAAAATGCCGAACAACGTGTACGCAACCGCCTGAAAGAATTTACAGTAGCCAAAGTAAAAAATCCGGGTATGATTGTGGGTGTGCTGGGCTGTATGGCCGAGCGCTTGAAATCAAAGTTTCTGGAAGAAGAAAAGTTGGTGGATGTGGTAGTCGGTCCGGATGCTTATCGTGATTTACCTAATTTGATTGATCAGGTAGATGATGGGCAGCGTGCCGTAAACGTTTTACTATCGCGCGAAGAAACCTACGCCGATATAAATCCGGTTCGGTTAAATAGTAATGGTATCAATGCCTTTGTATCTATTATGCGCGGGTGCGATAATATGTGTTCGTTCTGCGTGGTGCCTTTTACCCGTGGCCGAGAACGCAGTCGCGATCCACAGTCAATCATCAAGGAGTGTGTCGCTTTGCATAATCAAGGTTATCGCGAGGTGACTTTGCTGGGTCAGAATGTGGATTCTTATAAATGGAAAGCAGAAACCACCGATGCGGAAAGCGTATCTATTAGCGATATTAAAGGAACCAATTTTGCACAACTGCTGGAAATGGTGGCTCTGATTAGTCCGGAGTTGCGGGTACGTTTTTCTACCTCGCACCCGAAAGATATTACGGATGAAGTACTGTACACCATGGCTAAGTACGATAATATCTGCAAATACATCCATTTGCCGGTACAGTCAGGCAACAGCCGGGTGCTGGATATCATGAATCGTACTTACGACCGCGAATGGTACATGGATCGTGTAAATGCTATCCGTCGTATTATTCCGGGTTGTGCCATTTCAACCGACGTGATTGCTGGTTTTTGTACTGAAACCGAAGAAGAACACCAAGAGACCTTAAGCATGATGGATTTTGTGCAGTATGATTATGCCTACATGTTCATGTATTCAGAACGTCCGGGTACGCTGGCAGCTAAACGTTATGCCGATGATATACCTGACACTGTAAAAAGCCGCCGGTTGAAAGAGATAGTTATTAAACAGCAACAGCATTCACACTTGCGTTTGCAGGATCAGGTAGGCAAAATACAAAAGGTACTGATTGAAGGCTTCTCCAAAAAATCGAACCTGGATTATTGCGGTCGGAGCGACCATAATGCCATGGTGGTATTTCCGGTACAGGAAAGTTACAAACCCGGCCAATACGTAAATGTACTGGTTGACCGCTGCACAACAGCGACTTTGATAGGAAGAGTA
This region includes:
- the miaB gene encoding tRNA (N6-isopentenyl adenosine(37)-C2)-methylthiotransferase MiaB gives rise to the protein MDLLIPDKVHDESRQGEALMLEQTVGKYNGRKLYIESYGCAMNFSDSEIVASILLDRGFETTKDYNNADVVFINTCSIRENAEQRVRNRLKEFTVAKVKNPGMIVGVLGCMAERLKSKFLEEEKLVDVVVGPDAYRDLPNLIDQVDDGQRAVNVLLSREETYADINPVRLNSNGINAFVSIMRGCDNMCSFCVVPFTRGRERSRDPQSIIKECVALHNQGYREVTLLGQNVDSYKWKAETTDAESVSISDIKGTNFAQLLEMVALISPELRVRFSTSHPKDITDEVLYTMAKYDNICKYIHLPVQSGNSRVLDIMNRTYDREWYMDRVNAIRRIIPGCAISTDVIAGFCTETEEEHQETLSMMDFVQYDYAYMFMYSERPGTLAAKRYADDIPDTVKSRRLKEIVIKQQQHSHLRLQDQVGKIQKVLIEGFSKKSNLDYCGRSDHNAMVVFPVQESYKPGQYVNVLVDRCTTATLIGRVI